Proteins encoded in a region of the Brevundimonas vesicularis genome:
- a CDS encoding S46 family peptidase, which yields MRPLLLASAAVFAFAATSASAEEGMWTYDNFPIARANQTLGTNIDQAFLDRVRLSSVKFGGCSAGVVSGQGLVMTNNHCVATCVANLSTPQQQYGETGFTPKTREEERKCPGATAEILTDISDVTERMHKAGEGLEGQAFTQAREAEAGRIETEACGNDPKIRCQVVSLYRGGQFKLYKYRKYSDVRLAWAPEDRAATFGGDLDNFSFPRFAIDAAFIRLYEDGKPVETPIHFAWNADKPTEGEAVFITGNPGATQRLLTMDQLATIRDVVLPLDQLVASELRGRLIRYSEEGEDQAFIAMDPIVGVENTYKRGLGRMRALTDAQFIQAKAAAEVDFMQRYAAANGNGPDPWGALEAVQPIARELYAPTALLEGGTGLGTTSVAGGSQLFQWTKAIVRGAQERAKPSDQRLAEFADSRLPGVESGLFAERPTYPELEQIRLEWWLSKTREWLTVDSPYVRTLLGKESPEELSARVVSGTKLADPAVRRALWTGGLAAVQASDDPMIQYVLSIDADARAVRTEWENRVKAPTDRASEQLAAARFAAYGDAVYPDATGTLRLTYGKVEGSDVPGQRFGAFTTFAGLWDRATGAEPFKVAPKLMAAKDRIDPNAVMDMAVSTDTIGGSSGSPAVNARGEIIGANFDSTVLTQRNAYGYDRNTNRSVIVTTQAVTVALRDVYGMDHLLTELGVSR from the coding sequence ATGCGCCCTCTCCTCCTCGCCTCCGCCGCCGTTTTCGCCTTCGCCGCCACCTCGGCCAGCGCCGAGGAAGGCATGTGGACCTACGACAACTTCCCCATCGCCCGCGCCAACCAGACGCTGGGGACCAATATCGATCAGGCCTTCCTGGATCGGGTGCGGCTGTCGTCGGTGAAGTTCGGCGGCTGTTCGGCGGGCGTGGTGTCGGGCCAGGGCCTGGTGATGACCAACAACCACTGTGTCGCCACCTGCGTGGCCAACCTGTCCACGCCGCAGCAGCAATATGGCGAGACCGGCTTTACGCCCAAGACGCGCGAGGAGGAGCGCAAATGCCCCGGCGCCACGGCCGAGATCCTGACCGACATCTCCGACGTCACCGAGCGGATGCACAAGGCCGGCGAAGGGCTTGAGGGCCAGGCCTTCACCCAGGCGCGCGAGGCCGAGGCCGGCCGGATCGAGACCGAAGCCTGCGGAAACGATCCCAAAATCCGCTGCCAGGTCGTCAGCCTGTACCGGGGCGGCCAGTTCAAACTCTACAAATACCGCAAATACAGCGATGTGCGCCTGGCCTGGGCGCCGGAAGACCGCGCCGCGACCTTCGGCGGCGATCTGGACAACTTCTCCTTCCCGCGCTTCGCCATCGATGCCGCCTTCATCCGCCTGTATGAAGACGGCAAGCCGGTCGAGACGCCGATCCACTTCGCCTGGAACGCCGACAAGCCGACCGAGGGCGAGGCCGTCTTCATCACCGGCAATCCCGGCGCCACCCAGCGCCTGCTGACGATGGATCAACTGGCGACGATCCGCGACGTGGTCCTGCCGCTGGATCAGTTGGTCGCCTCGGAGCTGCGCGGTCGTCTGATCCGCTATTCCGAAGAGGGCGAGGACCAAGCCTTCATCGCCATGGACCCGATCGTGGGCGTGGAGAACACCTACAAGCGCGGCCTGGGCCGGATGCGCGCCCTGACCGACGCCCAGTTCATCCAGGCCAAGGCCGCGGCCGAGGTCGACTTCATGCAGCGCTACGCCGCCGCCAACGGCAATGGCCCCGATCCCTGGGGTGCGCTGGAAGCGGTCCAGCCCATCGCGCGCGAACTCTATGCCCCGACCGCCCTGCTGGAAGGCGGCACGGGCCTGGGCACCACCTCGGTCGCCGGTGGATCGCAGCTGTTCCAGTGGACCAAGGCCATCGTGCGCGGCGCGCAGGAGCGGGCCAAGCCGTCGGACCAGCGTCTGGCCGAGTTCGCCGACAGCCGCCTGCCGGGCGTCGAATCCGGTCTGTTCGCCGAGCGGCCGACCTATCCCGAGCTTGAGCAAATCCGGCTGGAATGGTGGCTATCCAAGACGCGCGAATGGCTGACGGTGGACAGCCCCTATGTTCGCACCCTGCTCGGCAAGGAAAGCCCCGAAGAGCTGTCGGCCCGCGTCGTCTCGGGCACCAAACTGGCCGATCCAGCCGTGCGTCGCGCCCTGTGGACCGGCGGCCTGGCGGCGGTTCAGGCGTCGGACGATCCGATGATCCAGTATGTACTGTCGATCGACGCCGACGCCCGCGCCGTCCGCACCGAATGGGAGAATAGGGTCAAGGCCCCGACCGACCGCGCGTCGGAACAGCTGGCGGCCGCCCGCTTCGCCGCCTACGGCGACGCCGTCTATCCCGACGCCACCGGCACCCTGCGCCTGACCTACGGCAAGGTCGAAGGCTCCGACGTGCCGGGCCAGCGCTTCGGCGCCTTCACCACCTTCGCCGGCCTGTGGGACCGCGCCACCGGCGCCGAACCCTTCAAGGTCGCGCCCAAGCTGATGGCCGCCAAGGACCGGATCGATCCGAACGCGGTGATGGACATGGCCGTCTCGACCGACACGATCGGCGGTTCGTCCGGCTCGCCTGCGGTCAACGCCCGGGGCGAGATCATCGGGGCCAACTTCGACTCCACCGTCCTGACCCAGCGCAACGCCTATGGCTACGACCGCAACACCAACCGCAGCGTGATCGTCACCACCCAGGCCGTCACCGTGGCCCTGCGCGACGTCTATGGGATGGATCATCTGCTGACGGAGCTGGGCGTCAGCCGGTGA
- a CDS encoding GNAT family N-acetyltransferase: MTQIAVSVATPDDVAALHPLIERAYRGDTAKAGWTHEADLLFDDRTSATELSALIADPDRVILLAHRDGALIGCVQVARAGDDLAYLGMLTVEPTLQATGLGRRLLAAAESEAVARLGARRMEMTVIHRRTELIAWYERRGYAPTGETRPFPVEPPRPELEFAVLEKAL; this comes from the coding sequence GTGACGCAGATCGCCGTCAGCGTGGCGACGCCCGACGACGTCGCCGCGCTGCATCCTCTGATCGAGCGCGCCTATCGCGGCGACACCGCCAAGGCCGGCTGGACGCACGAGGCGGACCTGCTGTTCGATGATCGCACCAGCGCGACGGAGCTGTCGGCTCTGATCGCCGATCCCGACCGGGTCATCCTGCTGGCCCATCGCGACGGCGCGCTGATTGGCTGCGTCCAGGTCGCCCGCGCCGGCGACGACCTGGCCTATCTCGGCATGCTGACGGTCGAGCCGACCTTGCAGGCGACCGGCCTCGGCCGTCGTCTGCTCGCGGCCGCCGAAAGCGAAGCGGTCGCGCGTTTAGGCGCGCGTCGCATGGAGATGACCGTCATCCACCGCCGGACCGAACTGATCGCCTGGTACGAACGACGCGGTTATGCCCCCACCGGCGAGACCCGCCCCTTCCCCGTCGAACCGCCCCGACCCGAGCTGGAATTCGCGGTGCTGGAAAAAGCGCTTTAG
- a CDS encoding TetR/AcrR family transcriptional regulator, translating into MTRPAEKPVRKDAALNRAAVLEAARTVFASRGLDAPLDLIAERAGVGRGTLYRHFSDRTELALAVLEADVADLGRRTADQGDDPQAFFWFLDRLAEDMVRNAGLAGVVRNVRSPDALTPLRQSLMEAGAAPLKRAQAAGLVREDLRPMDIRLIATLLGAGFQGADEAEREAVSLRTRALVLDGLKPRGEPR; encoded by the coding sequence ATGACGCGCCCTGCCGAAAAACCTGTCCGCAAGGACGCCGCTCTGAACCGGGCGGCGGTGCTGGAGGCCGCGCGCACGGTCTTCGCCAGCCGAGGGTTGGATGCGCCCCTGGATCTGATCGCCGAACGGGCCGGTGTGGGGCGCGGGACTCTGTATCGGCATTTCTCCGACCGCACGGAATTGGCCCTGGCGGTGCTGGAGGCCGACGTCGCGGACCTGGGTCGGCGAACCGCCGATCAGGGCGATGATCCGCAGGCCTTCTTCTGGTTTCTGGACCGGCTGGCCGAGGACATGGTGCGCAATGCGGGACTGGCCGGCGTCGTGCGGAACGTGCGGTCGCCAGATGCGCTTACACCGTTGCGGCAGAGCTTGATGGAGGCGGGCGCCGCACCGCTGAAGCGGGCCCAGGCCGCCGGCCTGGTGAGGGAGGATCTGCGGCCGATGGACATCCGTCTGATCGCCACCCTGCTGGGCGCCGGTTTCCAAGGCGCGGACGAAGCCGAGCGCGAGGCGGTGTCGCTGCGCACCCGCGCGCTTGTTCTGGACGGGCTGAAGCCCCGCGGGGAGCCGCGCTGA